A single region of the Alteriqipengyuania flavescens genome encodes:
- a CDS encoding undecaprenyl-diphosphate phosphatase codes for MNTTLTAILLGIVEGLTEFVPVSSTGHLILASELFGYDAAQWAMFNVVIQLGAILAVVYQYWTTFWNAGMGVLKLESEGLRFARNIILAFVPSAILGLALKDYIDIMLGSPSIVAWALIIGGIAILGIEKVANPRGDTKVADLPMKQVIGVGLAQCLAMVPGVSRSGATIMGALAMGINRKTAAEFSFFLAVPTMIGATTLELIQKGDELTAGTMTVGWYEIAIGFAVSFVVALVVIRAFVAYVSKHGFAPFAWYRIVIGAAAVAWLALR; via the coding sequence ATGAACACCACGCTGACCGCAATCCTCCTCGGCATCGTCGAGGGCCTGACCGAATTCGTGCCCGTTTCCTCGACCGGGCACCTGATCCTGGCCTCTGAACTGTTCGGCTACGATGCCGCGCAGTGGGCCATGTTCAACGTGGTCATCCAGCTGGGCGCGATCCTGGCGGTGGTCTACCAGTACTGGACCACCTTCTGGAATGCCGGGATGGGGGTGCTGAAGCTGGAAAGCGAAGGGCTGCGCTTCGCCCGAAACATCATCCTCGCCTTCGTGCCGTCGGCCATACTCGGCCTGGCGCTGAAGGATTATATCGACATCATGCTCGGCAGCCCGTCGATCGTGGCGTGGGCGCTGATCATCGGCGGCATCGCCATCCTGGGCATCGAGAAGGTCGCCAACCCGCGCGGCGACACCAAGGTGGCCGACCTCCCCATGAAGCAGGTGATCGGCGTGGGCCTTGCCCAGTGCCTGGCGATGGTGCCGGGCGTCAGCCGTAGCGGCGCGACGATCATGGGCGCGCTTGCCATGGGCATCAATCGAAAGACTGCGGCGGAGTTTTCCTTCTTCCTCGCGGTGCCGACGATGATCGGGGCAACCACCCTGGAACTGATCCAGAAGGGGGACGAACTGACTGCCGGCACGATGACCGTCGGCTGGTACGAAATCGCCATCGGTTTCGCGGTCAGTTTCGTGGTCGCGCTGGTCGTGATCCGGGCCTTCGTCGCCTATGTCTCCAAGCACGGTTTCGCGCCGTTTGCGTGGTACCGGATCGTGATCGGCGCCGCCGCCGTCGCCTGGCTGGCGCTTCGTTAG